Below is a genomic region from Rosa chinensis cultivar Old Blush chromosome 5, RchiOBHm-V2, whole genome shotgun sequence.
TGTTTTCTGGAGCTGGAATGTTGAATTGAGCTTTTGATTAGTTTGATTTGGGGTTTAGTTTGTTTTGCTAAAGTGATTTACGTATAAGTGTGAGCTTGATATTGTTTGGTTGGGTTTTTGTTTAGATGTAATGTAAAGAATTGAGCTTTTGGTTTTATGGGGATTTGTGGGTTTACGTGATTTTGTTTTAATGTGTTGTGATTTTACAGCTCCGGGAATTAGTGCTTCGCCATCGGAAGACAATATGCGGTATTTCAATGTGATGATCCTTGGCCCGACTCAATCTCCGTATGAAGGTATAAATTACTGAACTTCATTCCCTTGTGGAAATGTTGTGCCTTTACAAGGAGATTTTGGGGTTTATTTTATcctatgttcatattgtgaTTAGTTGGGTATTAGTTCTGTTCATGAATTTGGAAGATTGAGTTCTAGTTTTGGTGTAAAAGCTTGATGGTAACTCTGATCCGGGAATCCTTTTCGTATTCATTTAATCAGTaagtgcatttattttcttattaagAAAATGCACGTACTGGAATGACGATATAGGATGCTGGAAATCGATGATCTGCATTATTGGGTGCTTGCATTGTGAAATTTTGTTTCTGTGAAAGCGGGCttgatatttatttttttataaagttGGATTTAAGGAGAATGTATTAGAAAATGGAAGCATTTCATTGAGGTCTGTAGTGGTTGGTCATCACTGAGGGTTGTCTTTCTATGAGGTTTTCCCTTTACTCTTGTATGAAAGAAGTATCCTGTTCATATATACAATGCAGCAGTGTAGTTTGTTTGATGTCTTGTCCGGGCATAATAAACTCTTTAGGCTCAATCTACTTCTATCATGTCTTTGGACCGAGTAACAACTATGTTTTCTCgacagatttttcttttttgcatgCCGTTTTAGAGAATTTAAGGAACCACAAGGCCAAGAGTTTCCTGTCAACCAATAGAAAATCTTTTGGATGTAAGTCAGGAACGATGGTTAGTTATAGCATTCGTGCTACTCAGATAGGCAGGCTAATTGGAGAGGTTCTAGCGATTATCTGTGTGCTTGGGGAGATTTATATCTCACCGTGTGAAAATTGTATCTCGTTCATACTGTGAGAATTGTTGGTTTATGTACCACTGATCTCCTACTATGAGTTTGTTGGCTGTCAGTATGACATTGACTTACTAGTGTTAATTCCAGGGAGTAAACTAGGTCCTAGAACAATGATGATATTCTTTCTATTTAGTCGCCAAATCTAAGTAAATATGCCAGCAGACATACACTTTTTACAGTAGAGCGAGTTGCTTTTTACACTAAAGCAGATATGCACTTTTCTTTTGGATTAAGCCTGTGAGATGAAATGGTTGAGCATTGGCAGCTTATTGATGTTTTATCGGATTGATATAGCAAGATTGATTATTCCATTTTATATTCTTAGTTGGAGTTGTTCCTGAAGATGTCAGTTTCACAACTCTATGATTTTTTCGTTACTCCCCCcttgttttcattttctgtCTGAAATATAGTTGCACACTTTATTTTTATCTTGTGTAATCACTACTTTTGAAATATTTGTTCAGGAGGAGTTTTCAAGTTGGAACTATTTTTGCCTGAAGAATATCCTATGGCTGCACCAAAGGTAGTTTGATTAGGAGTCACTTTGATCTGTGCCAaggctttctttctttttgtattgATGTTGTTAGTTCTGCACatatatttttaattgtttgatttaaGATAAGTACAATGTAAGTTCAATGATTTCAAAGATTCAGGGTGAGTATGAAATAGAACATTGCAGTGGGTAGAACTTTTAATTTTGCGTCACATGTGAATGGTTATTCGGGTATTTTGTTAAAAGGCAGTTTTGTTTTCTCCCTCTATATTATATACTTTAAGGGGCAATTTGTTGTCAGAACAAATCAAGTGGTAGATTTTGAGAGTAGTAGTAGTGAGCAGTTTGTAAAGATGATGTCGTTTAGGGTTTAGAGAAATTAGTATCTGGGATTTGCATAGTGATTGCATGCAGGGGGAATTATCAGGATCTTAAAAGGAAATTATTTAAGTCACCCAACATGAAGAATTACAATAGCTGAATTCATGGCCTATGTTGTAGTTATTCTGgaagaaatatgatttatcatctAACACTTTCTTTACAACTGTGATTCTGATTGTTCATGATTTATGGATTGGAATGTTTTCAAGTTTAGTTGAATATATGGATTGCAGATGTTGATAGAAATAATAATAAGTTAATAAAGCTGTATTTGGATATGTTCTTTTGTTGATGAAACTAATGGTAGCAATTTACGGTGCTAGCAACTCTTGCTTAGTCTTGCTTGCTTGCATTGGGGAAGCCTCTTCAGAGTTTACTAGCCTTTTTGCAGGATACCAACATGGTAACCTGTTAAAGGAAGCCAACTGAGTTGGCATTGTGATCTTGTGCGCTGATTTTACAAATGCAATAGGATGTGGCTTTGGCCTTGCAGTTTTAAATCATCTGTCATTTGAAATAGGTTCTTTGTTATTATCttattgaaaaataaagaaagaaagtcCTTGTAACTGCAAATCATGTGAACATTTAATTGCACTACGAGTTGTGGCCAATATCTACCTTATTACACTAGTAATAAATTTTCCAGCCCATTTGCTTAGCTTTAATCATGATGTTCAGCATCTTAATATTCTTCACGTTGTCTCTGTATCATACAATAATTTTTCTCACTTGTAACAGGTTCGGTTTCTCACTAAAATTTATCATCCTAACATTGACAAGGTAGGCAATCCTTTCTCATCTTGTTTTTCTTACCCTTACTTTTAAGTTTTAAATGATTGCAAAATAATTTCTTGTGTTCCATGCATACTTTTCTTTATACAGCTGGGAAGGATATGCCTTGACATTTTGAAAGACAAGTGGAGTCCTGCTCTACAGATACGAACTGTTCTTCTCAGGTAATCATGATTTAATGTGCTTCGGTTTTTGAATTATAGAAAGGCTATTACCTGTTTTCAGATCATAATCTCCATAAGAAACACATATGTGAATCACAGGCTCAAATTATCCCGACACACTGTTTGTTTACTATCTGTATAATGTGCTTTTATAACAGTGTCTATACATTTGTTTGAAGtaaaaaattgaaactgaatCATTGACAATGTTGGCATCATTTTCTGCTAGTATTCAAGCACTTTTGAGTGCTCCAAATCCCGATGATCCGCTCTCTGAGAACATCGCTAAGCATTGGAAATCAAATGAGGCGGAAGCTGTTGAAACAGGTAATCTTGATAACTctctttattttgttgttttacccctcttaatatatatatttacacacACGTGTTTGTTTTCAAAAATATTAGCTGTAGTTGTGTAAGGTTGCTTAATGTTTTCTTCATTAATCCCTGCAGCCAAGGAATGGACCCGTTTATATGCAAGTGGTGTGTGATGACATGGTGGAAGTACCAGAAATAACCTTATTGCAATGTATGCTATTCAATGTCATTGTTACATGAAATTTGGAAGAATTGatgtttcaaatattttaaaattctcAAGCAATTACAGGCTGATAAGTGTTCTCATCTCATAGTTCTGTTGGCTCTGAACCTGTAAGATCAGCCAAGATACTTTTATCTCCCCGTCTCAAAATGATGACTCTGGGGACTATTGTAGTCATTCAAAATATGGTACCAAGTAAACATTGTGAATAATTGTTGACTAATTTCCTTTCCTCGACTCTTGAATGTAATTATTTGATTTGAAGAAACATATCAATGTCTGTAATTCCCATGCAATTGCTTCACCATATCAACTACCATTTTGGGTTGCTTCATTTGCAATCCTACCAATCAATGGTTTAAGTTGTATTAGTGGTGGAGCTCGTGGCTTTGAAAGAGAACTAGGAGCTGTTAGACACCATGAGTGCAAAGCAGCTTAGTTTGTTTGAGAATGTATAAAGAGTACTGTTGCATGTGAATTCAGCATGAAACAGTAAAAGCCTGTTCATTGAGCTTACATCTGGTTAGGAATTGCAGAGGACAGAATTTATACATGGGCTATAGCCTAAGCCATGTTACACAAAGGAGTCTTCACAATAGCAGCAGCTCTGTGATCCTTGTAATCTCACACGATTCTCATCATTTAGTTTGGTGAAATATTTGGTTGCGAAAGTAACATTGTCAAACTTCAAGTTGCTCTTGCGGCTTTCAGGTTACATCCAAATCTCTGGCATAACTCAGAATTAGCTGCAATGAACTGGCATCGAGTTTTACGTAAaacctacattttttttttctgtgttgTCCACAAATGAGAAGACACAATTACCCAAGTC
It encodes:
- the LOC112166510 gene encoding ubiquitin-conjugating enzyme E2 35; this translates as MANSNLPRRIIKETQRLLSEPAPGISASPSEDNMRYFNVMILGPTQSPYEGGVFKLELFLPEEYPMAAPKVRFLTKIYHPNIDKLGRICLDILKDKWSPALQIRTVLLSIQALLSAPNPDDPLSENIAKHWKSNEAEAVETAKEWTRLYASGV